In Panicum virgatum strain AP13 chromosome 4N, P.virgatum_v5, whole genome shotgun sequence, a single window of DNA contains:
- the LOC120670162 gene encoding uncharacterized protein LOC120670162 isoform X3 has product MGVGQKRRRGGGELGRVAEIVMVLAGAGKARGGRAPTAAERALAAEARGALAAVVAGEVELRPRELFTTDSVRALVEDLGLTRPRDPAGVGFRPRKASIAHRVLLTKRKMEEGKEALVPSTTVPKMTASSAKNGFQHAASKVTTGSPRNLSTPVTSPVISKQPLLNGTVTGASSIKSPNIHSAVSLPPVGSADVKMEIVKGSNFTYNGGAETIEQSNKSGHHTANNSKRSSLQSSSQAEKSVDEKRPDIYPVTGSVGIGSQAPKGELSVQKQTIFSNHKAIAKNVEQILHQPANHSSCCVPSTKYMNTRLDCQVCKVPITNMGSLLVCDACERGTHVKCLQYYGKQSVPKPEWYCPTCVLHSKGQSLPPKYGKVTRAIAFPKTCMISGAQPSQIAAENPTEKDGSSNKNVGANGTVINQNTSKVGSNVCKSGTLALDATGSKSPSGAEPQKDIKHDETSSVEKEGNGLPCDDIHTETATFCNKVWSNGALTYGSGSLSGRPHMHIKSSSSSPVNYSTLQATEISGIKQAYHSSIVSSVENSESKAPTDELCQEEVTNNNRVTLNGHHCSEPEIIGDRNGYVGSSTASIVDWVGDVLKSIDNKTYYNSCNIDGIIYNLHDHILIASEGGKSGPCKLQLLWEEHDSGSKLAMVNPYVFGSDIPGSISKACIDEEDEVEL; this is encoded by the exons atGGGGGTCGGGCAGaagcggcggcgtgggggcggGGAGCTGGGCCGGGTGGCGGAGATCGTGATGGTACTGGCGGGCGCCGGGAAGGCGCGGGGCGGGCGGgccccgacggcggcggagcgcgcgctcgccgccgaggcCCGGGGAGCGCTCGCCGCCGTGGTGGCGGGGGAGGTGGAGCTCCGGCCCAGGGAGCTCTTCACGACCGATTCGGTTCGCGCGCTCGTCGAGGACCTCGGGCtcacccggcccagggaccccGCCGGGGTGGGATTCCGCCCGCGCAAGGCCTCCATCGCCCACAGGGTCCTCCTCACCAAGCGCAAG ATGGAAGAAGGGAAGGAAGCTCTCGTCCCTTCAACTACTGTGCCTAAAATGACAGCCTCAAGTGCAAAAAATGGATTCCAGCATGCAGCTTCTAAGGTCACCACTGGATCACCCAGGAATCTGTCAACCCCAGTGACATCCCCAGTTATCTCGAAGCAGCCCTTGCTAAATGGAACAGTAACAGGAGCATCTTCTATAAAATCACCTAACATTCATTCAGCTGTTTCACTGCCACCTGTTGGCTCTGCAGATGTCAAAATGGAAATTGTTAAGGGTTCAAATTTCACATACAATGGAG GTGCAGAAACTATTGAACAGTCAAATAAATCAGGTCATCACACTGCTAATAATTCCAAAAGAAGTTCCTTACAGAGTTCCAGTCAAGCAGAGAAATCTGTGGATGAAAAGAGACCTGATATTTACCCTGTGACAGGAAGTGTTGGTATAGGATCTCAAGCTCCAAAGGGGGAGCTCTCTGTTCAGAAGCAAACAATCTTCTCCAATCACAAGGCAATAGCAAAAAACGTTGAACAGATTCTGCACCAACCTGCTAATCACTCTAGCTGCTGTGTGCCTTCAACTAAGTATATGAATACTAGACTGGACTGCCAGGTATGTAAAGTTCCTATCACCAATATGGGAAGTTTGCTTGTTTGCGATGCCTGTGAGAGGGGCACTCACGTAAAATGCCTTCAGTATTATGGGAAACAAAGTGTGCCAAAACCTGAGTGGTATTGTCCAACATGTGTGTTACATAGTAAGGGCCAATCCCTCCCTCCAAAATATGGCAAGGTTACAAGAGCTATTGCTTTTCCAAAGACTTGTATGATCAGTGGTGCACAGCCTTCGCAGATAGCAGCAGAAAACCCAACTGAAAAGGATGGCAGTAGTAATAAAAATGTAGGAGCAAATGGAACTGTTATCAATCAAAACACCAGCAAAGTTGGCAGCAATGTGTGCAAGAGTGGTACATTGGCTTTAGATGCTACTGGTTCTAAATCACCATCTGGTGCTGAACCTCAAAAAGACATTAAACATGATGAAACCTCATCTGTAGAAAAGGAAGGAAATGGCCTACCTTGTGATGATATACATACAGAAACTGCAACATTCTGCAACAAAGTATGGAGTAATGGAGCATTGACTTATGGTTCTGGCAGTCTTTCTGGGAGGCCTCATATGCATATCAAGAGCAGTTCTTCGAGTCCAGTGAATTATTCCACCCTGCAGGCTACAGAAATTTCAGGCATAAAGCAGGCGTACCATTCTTCCATTGTTTCTTCTGTAGAGAATTCTGAGAGCAAAGCACCAACTGATGAATTATGCCAAGAAGAAGTCACTAACAATAATCGGGTGACTTTAAATGGACATCATTGTTCTGAGCCTGAAATTATAGGGGATCGTAATGGATATGTTGGTTCCAGCACAGCTAGTATTGTTGATTGGGTTGGTGATGTCCTCAAATCTATTGACAACAAGACTTACTATAACTCTTGTAATATTGATGGCATAATATACAATCTTCATGATCATATTTTGATTGCCTCTGAAGGTGGCAAGTCTGGTCCGTGCAAGCTGCAG TTACTGTGGGAAGAGCATGACTCTGGTTCTAAACTGGCAATGGTTAATCCCTATGTCTTTGGCTCAGACATTCCAGGATCTATTAGCAAAGCATGCATTGATGAAGAGGATGAG GTGGAACTATGA
- the LOC120670162 gene encoding uncharacterized protein LOC120670162 isoform X2 yields the protein MGVGQKRRRGGGELGRVAEIVMVLAGAGKARGGRAPTAAERALAAEARGALAAVVAGEVELRPRELFTTDSVRALVEDLGLTRPRDPAGVGFRPRKASIAHRVLLTKRKMEEGKEALVPSTTVPKMTASSAKNGFQHAASKVTTGSPRNLSTPVTSPVISKQPLLNGTVTGASSIKSPNIHSAVSLPPVGSADVKMEIVKGSNFTYNGGSVGIGSQAPKGELSVQKQTIFSNHKAIAKNVEQILHQPANHSSCCVPSTKYMNTRLDCQVCKVPITNMGSLLVCDACERGTHVKCLQYYGKQSVPKPEWYCPTCVLHSKGQSLPPKYGKVTRAIAFPKTCMISGAQPSQIAAENPTEKDGSSNKNVGANGTVINQNTSKVGSNVCKSGTLALDATGSKSPSGAEPQKDIKHDETSSVEKEGNGLPCDDIHTETATFCNKVWSNGALTYGSGSLSGRPHMHIKSSSSSPVNYSTLQATEISGIKQAYHSSIVSSVENSESKAPTDELCQEEVTNNNRVTLNGHHCSEPEIIGDRNGYVGSSTASIVDWVGDVLKSIDNKTYYNSCNIDGIIYNLHDHILIASEGGKSGPCKLQLLWEEHDSGSKLAMVNPYVFGSDIPGSISKACIDEEDEVYGSNNDRILLLSAICGPCEVLHVDKFREETKRRCQLDSSVCRLHPIFFCRWNYDDSTSSFYQDYNVDN from the exons atGGGGGTCGGGCAGaagcggcggcgtgggggcggGGAGCTGGGCCGGGTGGCGGAGATCGTGATGGTACTGGCGGGCGCCGGGAAGGCGCGGGGCGGGCGGgccccgacggcggcggagcgcgcgctcgccgccgaggcCCGGGGAGCGCTCGCCGCCGTGGTGGCGGGGGAGGTGGAGCTCCGGCCCAGGGAGCTCTTCACGACCGATTCGGTTCGCGCGCTCGTCGAGGACCTCGGGCtcacccggcccagggaccccGCCGGGGTGGGATTCCGCCCGCGCAAGGCCTCCATCGCCCACAGGGTCCTCCTCACCAAGCGCAAG ATGGAAGAAGGGAAGGAAGCTCTCGTCCCTTCAACTACTGTGCCTAAAATGACAGCCTCAAGTGCAAAAAATGGATTCCAGCATGCAGCTTCTAAGGTCACCACTGGATCACCCAGGAATCTGTCAACCCCAGTGACATCCCCAGTTATCTCGAAGCAGCCCTTGCTAAATGGAACAGTAACAGGAGCATCTTCTATAAAATCACCTAACATTCATTCAGCTGTTTCACTGCCACCTGTTGGCTCTGCAGATGTCAAAATGGAAATTGTTAAGGGTTCAAATTTCACATACAATGGAG GAAGTGTTGGTATAGGATCTCAAGCTCCAAAGGGGGAGCTCTCTGTTCAGAAGCAAACAATCTTCTCCAATCACAAGGCAATAGCAAAAAACGTTGAACAGATTCTGCACCAACCTGCTAATCACTCTAGCTGCTGTGTGCCTTCAACTAAGTATATGAATACTAGACTGGACTGCCAGGTATGTAAAGTTCCTATCACCAATATGGGAAGTTTGCTTGTTTGCGATGCCTGTGAGAGGGGCACTCACGTAAAATGCCTTCAGTATTATGGGAAACAAAGTGTGCCAAAACCTGAGTGGTATTGTCCAACATGTGTGTTACATAGTAAGGGCCAATCCCTCCCTCCAAAATATGGCAAGGTTACAAGAGCTATTGCTTTTCCAAAGACTTGTATGATCAGTGGTGCACAGCCTTCGCAGATAGCAGCAGAAAACCCAACTGAAAAGGATGGCAGTAGTAATAAAAATGTAGGAGCAAATGGAACTGTTATCAATCAAAACACCAGCAAAGTTGGCAGCAATGTGTGCAAGAGTGGTACATTGGCTTTAGATGCTACTGGTTCTAAATCACCATCTGGTGCTGAACCTCAAAAAGACATTAAACATGATGAAACCTCATCTGTAGAAAAGGAAGGAAATGGCCTACCTTGTGATGATATACATACAGAAACTGCAACATTCTGCAACAAAGTATGGAGTAATGGAGCATTGACTTATGGTTCTGGCAGTCTTTCTGGGAGGCCTCATATGCATATCAAGAGCAGTTCTTCGAGTCCAGTGAATTATTCCACCCTGCAGGCTACAGAAATTTCAGGCATAAAGCAGGCGTACCATTCTTCCATTGTTTCTTCTGTAGAGAATTCTGAGAGCAAAGCACCAACTGATGAATTATGCCAAGAAGAAGTCACTAACAATAATCGGGTGACTTTAAATGGACATCATTGTTCTGAGCCTGAAATTATAGGGGATCGTAATGGATATGTTGGTTCCAGCACAGCTAGTATTGTTGATTGGGTTGGTGATGTCCTCAAATCTATTGACAACAAGACTTACTATAACTCTTGTAATATTGATGGCATAATATACAATCTTCATGATCATATTTTGATTGCCTCTGAAGGTGGCAAGTCTGGTCCGTGCAAGCTGCAG TTACTGTGGGAAGAGCATGACTCTGGTTCTAAACTGGCAATGGTTAATCCCTATGTCTTTGGCTCAGACATTCCAGGATCTATTAGCAAAGCATGCATTGATGAAGAGGATGAG GTATATGGTTCAAACAATGATAGAATTTTATTATTGTCTGCTATCTGTGGCCCTTGTGAAGTACTACATGTTGACAAGTTTAGAGAAGAGACCAAGAGAAGATGTCAGTTAGATAGTTCGGTGTGTAGGTTGCATCCGATTTTCTTCTGCAG GTGGAACTATGATGATTCCACAAGCAGTTTCTATCAAGATTATAATGTTGACAATTAG
- the LOC120670163 gene encoding protein HOMOLOG OF MAMMALIAN LYST-INTERACTING PROTEIN 5-like, with protein MGSDAEPAKGLLPYLQRADELQKHEPLVSYYCRLYAMEKGLRIPQKERTKTTNSILISLMNQLEKDKKTLTLGPDDHLHVEGFALNVFAKADKQDRAGRADINTAKTFYAASIFFEILNQFGELQPDIEQKQKYAIWKAAEIRKAIKEGRKPEPGPPGGDKDEAPVSTTTISEVMGRNQSFNIMQHETEAPSPPVDKEFSRRDSFSTVQPGNIAHRQSTEFSDHPSTQSPYSPPPPSQSQHPSPSQSYSSPSYQATEYPSDFHKPPPNHSSPHYTSPDYPTNEVHKPSNFSPPPYTRTDYPSSDGYNPHSNDKPDVSAYAQTYQPPPYTIEPQHTSQNYYSTEAPAAPYNYPNFQSYPSFHDSTSPSVPTHQSSFYPASDGPAATSQTPASNPSAPTHYHSTADSAPQVTPPAAPLASQYKYDSSYQPAVEKIAEAHKSARFAVGALAFDDVSVAVDHLKRALDLLTNPSAETH; from the exons ATGGGGAGCGACGCGGAGCCCGCCAAGGGGCTGCTGCCCTACCTGCAGCGCGCCGACGAGCTGCAGAAGCACGAGCCCCTCGTCTCCTACTACT GTCGGCTCTACGCGATGGAGAAGGGGCTGAGGATCCCGCAGAAGGAGCGCACCAAGACCACCAACTCCATCCTTATCTCCCTCATGAACCAGCTCGAGAAG GACAAGAAAACCTTGACTTTGGGACCAGACGACCACCTTCATGTGGAGGGATTTGCATTAAATGTCTTCGCTAAAGCAGATAAACAGGACCGTGCTGGACGAGCTGACAT AAACACTGCTAAAACCTTCTATGCCGCGAGCATCTTCTTCGAGATTCTTAACCAGTTTGGCGAGCTTCAACCTGAT ATTGAGCAGAAGCAGAAATATGCTATCTGGAAGGCTGCTGAAATAAGGAAAGCTATCAAAGAAGGACGGAAGCCTGAACCTGGTCCTCCTGGTGGGGATAAAGATGAAGCACCTGTCAGTACCACCACAATTTCAGAG GTTATGGGGCGAAACCAGTCCTTCAACATTATGCAGCATGAGACTGAAGCACCATCTCCACCTGTAGACAAG GAATTTAGTAGGCGGGATAGCTTTTCCACTGTGCAGCCAGGAAATATTGCGCATCGACAAAGTACAGAGTTCAGTGATCATCCCTCTACCCAGTCACCCTACTCACCCCCACCACCCTCACAATCCCAGCATCCTTCTCCGTCTCAATCTTACTCCTCTCCCTCATACCAAGCAACAGAGTACCCTTCTGATTTCCACAAGCCACCCCCCAATCATTCATCTCCCCACTACACGAGCCCAGACTACCCTACCAATGAGGTCCACAAACCATCAAATTTTTCCCCACCCCCTTACACCAGGACAGACTATCCTTCCAGTGATGGCTACAATCCTCATAGCAATGATAAACCAGATGTTTCGGCTTATGCTCAGACATACCAACCCCCACCCTACACAATTGAACCTCAGCACACCTCGCAAAACTACTACTCCACTGAAGCTCCAGCTGCCCCATACAACTACCCTAATTTTCAGTCATATCCAAGTTTCCATGACAGCACGTCGCCTTCTGTCCCGACACATCAATCTTCATTCTATCCTGCAAGTGACGGTCCTGCAGCTACATCACAGACTCCCGCATCAAATCCCTCCGCTCCCACACATTACCACTCTACCGCTGACTCTGCACCCCAAGTTACTCCTCCAGCTGCGCCGCTAGCTAGTCAATATAAGTATGATAGCAGTTACCAGCCAGCAGTTGAGAAGATTGCTGAGGCGCACAAGTCTGCAAGATTTGCAGTCGGCGCTCTTGCATTTGATGACGTGTCTGTTGCCGTGGATCACCTTAAACGTGCGCTGGATCTTCTGACAAACCCTTCTGCTGAAACTCATTAG
- the LOC120670164 gene encoding uncharacterized mitochondrial protein AtMg00810-like, whose product MTTVRTLLAVASVRERSISQLDVKNAFLNGELREEVYMQPPPGYSVPEGMVCRLRRSLYGLKQAPRAWFQRFASVVTAAGFSASTHDPALFVHTSSRGRTLLILYVDDMIITGDDPQFIAFVKARLNEQFLMSDLGPLRYFLGIEVSSTPQGFYLFQEKYIQDLLDRASLTDHCTVETPMELNVHLRATDGELLADPTRYRHIVGSLAYLGVTHPDISYAIHILSQFVSAPTQLHYSHLLRVLRYLHGTISRRLFFPCSSSLQLQAYSDATWASDSSNRRSLSAYCVFLGGSLIAWKTKKQVAVSRSSAEAELRALALVTAEVTWLRWLLEDFGVSVSGPTPLLSDSTGAISIARDPVKH is encoded by the coding sequence ATGACCACGGTTCGCACTCTCCTTGCTGTGGCTTCTGTTCGTGAGCGGTCTATATCTCAACttgatgtgaagaatgcctttCTTAACGGTGAACTCCGTGAGGAAGTGTATATGCAGCCACCACCTGGGTATTCGGTCCCTGAGGGTATGGTTTGtcgtcttcgtcgctcgctTTATGGCCTCAAGCAAGCTCCTCGTGCTTGGTTTCAACGTTTTGCCTCTGTGGTCACTGCTGCTGGCTTTTCTGCCAGTACTCATGATCCTGCGCTCTTTGTTCACACTTCCTCTCGTGGTCGGACTCTTCTCATtctttatgttgatgacatgatcATCACAGGAGATGATCCTCAGTTTATTGCCTTTGTGAAGGCACGTCTCAATGAGCAGTTTCTTATGTCTGATCTAGGTCCTCTCCGTTACTTTCTTGGGATCGAGGTTTCTTCCACACCTCAGGGTTTTTATCTGTTTCAAGAAAAGTACATTCAGGATcttcttgatcgtgcttctctcACTGACCATTGTACTGTAGAGACTCCCATGGAACTTAATGTTCATCTTCGTGCCACTGATGGGGAGCTTCTTGCAGATCCCACTCGTTATCGTCATATTGTTGGGAGTCTTGCCTATCTTGGTGTTACTCATCCTGATATCTCATATGCTATACATATCCTGAGTCAGTTTGTGTCTGCTCCCACTCAGCTTCACTATAGTCATCTCCTTCGTGTTCTACGTTATCTTCATGGGACCATATCTCGTCGCTTGTTCTTTCCATGCTCCAGCTCTTTACAGCTTCAGGCATATTCTGATGCTACTTGGGCTAGTGATTCCTCTAATCGTCGATCTCTTTCTGCTTACTGTGTTTTTCTTGGTGGTTCTCTCATTGCTTGGAAGACTAAGAAGCAAGTAGCAGTTTCTCGTTCGAGTGCAGAGGCTGAGTTGCGAGCTTTGGCTCTTGTGACAGCAGAGGTTACTTGGCTGCGGTGGTTGCTTGAGGATTTTGGTGTTTCTGTTTCTGGGCCGACTCCTCTTTTGTCTGACAGTACAGGTGCCATCAGCATTGCTCGTGATCCGGTGAAGCATTAG
- the LOC120670162 gene encoding uncharacterized protein LOC120670162 isoform X4 gives MGVGQKRRRGGGELGRVAEIVMVLAGAGKARGGRAPTAAERALAAEARGALAAVVAGEVELRPRELFTTDSVRALVEDLGLTRPRDPAGVGFRPRKASIAHRVLLTKRKSPVGAETIEQSNKSGHHTANNSKRSSLQSSSQAEKSVDEKRPDIYPVTGSVGIGSQAPKGELSVQKQTIFSNHKAIAKNVEQILHQPANHSSCCVPSTKYMNTRLDCQVCKVPITNMGSLLVCDACERGTHVKCLQYYGKQSVPKPEWYCPTCVLHSKGQSLPPKYGKVTRAIAFPKTCMISGAQPSQIAAENPTEKDGSSNKNVGANGTVINQNTSKVGSNVCKSGTLALDATGSKSPSGAEPQKDIKHDETSSVEKEGNGLPCDDIHTETATFCNKVWSNGALTYGSGSLSGRPHMHIKSSSSSPVNYSTLQATEISGIKQAYHSSIVSSVENSESKAPTDELCQEEVTNNNRVTLNGHHCSEPEIIGDRNGYVGSSTASIVDWVGDVLKSIDNKTYYNSCNIDGIIYNLHDHILIASEGGKSGPCKLQLLWEEHDSGSKLAMVNPYVFGSDIPGSISKACIDEEDEVYGSNNDRILLLSAICGPCEVLHVDKFREETKRRCQLDSSVCRLHPIFFCRWNYDDSTSSFYQDYNVDN, from the exons atGGGGGTCGGGCAGaagcggcggcgtgggggcggGGAGCTGGGCCGGGTGGCGGAGATCGTGATGGTACTGGCGGGCGCCGGGAAGGCGCGGGGCGGGCGGgccccgacggcggcggagcgcgcgctcgccgccgaggcCCGGGGAGCGCTCGCCGCCGTGGTGGCGGGGGAGGTGGAGCTCCGGCCCAGGGAGCTCTTCACGACCGATTCGGTTCGCGCGCTCGTCGAGGACCTCGGGCtcacccggcccagggaccccGCCGGGGTGGGATTCCGCCCGCGCAAGGCCTCCATCGCCCACAGGGTCCTCCTCACCAAGCGCAAG TCACCTGTAGGTGCAGAAACTATTGAACAGTCAAATAAATCAGGTCATCACACTGCTAATAATTCCAAAAGAAGTTCCTTACAGAGTTCCAGTCAAGCAGAGAAATCTGTGGATGAAAAGAGACCTGATATTTACCCTGTGACAGGAAGTGTTGGTATAGGATCTCAAGCTCCAAAGGGGGAGCTCTCTGTTCAGAAGCAAACAATCTTCTCCAATCACAAGGCAATAGCAAAAAACGTTGAACAGATTCTGCACCAACCTGCTAATCACTCTAGCTGCTGTGTGCCTTCAACTAAGTATATGAATACTAGACTGGACTGCCAGGTATGTAAAGTTCCTATCACCAATATGGGAAGTTTGCTTGTTTGCGATGCCTGTGAGAGGGGCACTCACGTAAAATGCCTTCAGTATTATGGGAAACAAAGTGTGCCAAAACCTGAGTGGTATTGTCCAACATGTGTGTTACATAGTAAGGGCCAATCCCTCCCTCCAAAATATGGCAAGGTTACAAGAGCTATTGCTTTTCCAAAGACTTGTATGATCAGTGGTGCACAGCCTTCGCAGATAGCAGCAGAAAACCCAACTGAAAAGGATGGCAGTAGTAATAAAAATGTAGGAGCAAATGGAACTGTTATCAATCAAAACACCAGCAAAGTTGGCAGCAATGTGTGCAAGAGTGGTACATTGGCTTTAGATGCTACTGGTTCTAAATCACCATCTGGTGCTGAACCTCAAAAAGACATTAAACATGATGAAACCTCATCTGTAGAAAAGGAAGGAAATGGCCTACCTTGTGATGATATACATACAGAAACTGCAACATTCTGCAACAAAGTATGGAGTAATGGAGCATTGACTTATGGTTCTGGCAGTCTTTCTGGGAGGCCTCATATGCATATCAAGAGCAGTTCTTCGAGTCCAGTGAATTATTCCACCCTGCAGGCTACAGAAATTTCAGGCATAAAGCAGGCGTACCATTCTTCCATTGTTTCTTCTGTAGAGAATTCTGAGAGCAAAGCACCAACTGATGAATTATGCCAAGAAGAAGTCACTAACAATAATCGGGTGACTTTAAATGGACATCATTGTTCTGAGCCTGAAATTATAGGGGATCGTAATGGATATGTTGGTTCCAGCACAGCTAGTATTGTTGATTGGGTTGGTGATGTCCTCAAATCTATTGACAACAAGACTTACTATAACTCTTGTAATATTGATGGCATAATATACAATCTTCATGATCATATTTTGATTGCCTCTGAAGGTGGCAAGTCTGGTCCGTGCAAGCTGCAG TTACTGTGGGAAGAGCATGACTCTGGTTCTAAACTGGCAATGGTTAATCCCTATGTCTTTGGCTCAGACATTCCAGGATCTATTAGCAAAGCATGCATTGATGAAGAGGATGAG GTATATGGTTCAAACAATGATAGAATTTTATTATTGTCTGCTATCTGTGGCCCTTGTGAAGTACTACATGTTGACAAGTTTAGAGAAGAGACCAAGAGAAGATGTCAGTTAGATAGTTCGGTGTGTAGGTTGCATCCGATTTTCTTCTGCAG GTGGAACTATGATGATTCCACAAGCAGTTTCTATCAAGATTATAATGTTGACAATTAG
- the LOC120670162 gene encoding uncharacterized protein LOC120670162 isoform X1: MGVGQKRRRGGGELGRVAEIVMVLAGAGKARGGRAPTAAERALAAEARGALAAVVAGEVELRPRELFTTDSVRALVEDLGLTRPRDPAGVGFRPRKASIAHRVLLTKRKMEEGKEALVPSTTVPKMTASSAKNGFQHAASKVTTGSPRNLSTPVTSPVISKQPLLNGTVTGASSIKSPNIHSAVSLPPVGSADVKMEIVKGSNFTYNGGAETIEQSNKSGHHTANNSKRSSLQSSSQAEKSVDEKRPDIYPVTGSVGIGSQAPKGELSVQKQTIFSNHKAIAKNVEQILHQPANHSSCCVPSTKYMNTRLDCQVCKVPITNMGSLLVCDACERGTHVKCLQYYGKQSVPKPEWYCPTCVLHSKGQSLPPKYGKVTRAIAFPKTCMISGAQPSQIAAENPTEKDGSSNKNVGANGTVINQNTSKVGSNVCKSGTLALDATGSKSPSGAEPQKDIKHDETSSVEKEGNGLPCDDIHTETATFCNKVWSNGALTYGSGSLSGRPHMHIKSSSSSPVNYSTLQATEISGIKQAYHSSIVSSVENSESKAPTDELCQEEVTNNNRVTLNGHHCSEPEIIGDRNGYVGSSTASIVDWVGDVLKSIDNKTYYNSCNIDGIIYNLHDHILIASEGGKSGPCKLQLLWEEHDSGSKLAMVNPYVFGSDIPGSISKACIDEEDEVYGSNNDRILLLSAICGPCEVLHVDKFREETKRRCQLDSSVCRLHPIFFCRWNYDDSTSSFYQDYNVDN; the protein is encoded by the exons atGGGGGTCGGGCAGaagcggcggcgtgggggcggGGAGCTGGGCCGGGTGGCGGAGATCGTGATGGTACTGGCGGGCGCCGGGAAGGCGCGGGGCGGGCGGgccccgacggcggcggagcgcgcgctcgccgccgaggcCCGGGGAGCGCTCGCCGCCGTGGTGGCGGGGGAGGTGGAGCTCCGGCCCAGGGAGCTCTTCACGACCGATTCGGTTCGCGCGCTCGTCGAGGACCTCGGGCtcacccggcccagggaccccGCCGGGGTGGGATTCCGCCCGCGCAAGGCCTCCATCGCCCACAGGGTCCTCCTCACCAAGCGCAAG ATGGAAGAAGGGAAGGAAGCTCTCGTCCCTTCAACTACTGTGCCTAAAATGACAGCCTCAAGTGCAAAAAATGGATTCCAGCATGCAGCTTCTAAGGTCACCACTGGATCACCCAGGAATCTGTCAACCCCAGTGACATCCCCAGTTATCTCGAAGCAGCCCTTGCTAAATGGAACAGTAACAGGAGCATCTTCTATAAAATCACCTAACATTCATTCAGCTGTTTCACTGCCACCTGTTGGCTCTGCAGATGTCAAAATGGAAATTGTTAAGGGTTCAAATTTCACATACAATGGAG GTGCAGAAACTATTGAACAGTCAAATAAATCAGGTCATCACACTGCTAATAATTCCAAAAGAAGTTCCTTACAGAGTTCCAGTCAAGCAGAGAAATCTGTGGATGAAAAGAGACCTGATATTTACCCTGTGACAGGAAGTGTTGGTATAGGATCTCAAGCTCCAAAGGGGGAGCTCTCTGTTCAGAAGCAAACAATCTTCTCCAATCACAAGGCAATAGCAAAAAACGTTGAACAGATTCTGCACCAACCTGCTAATCACTCTAGCTGCTGTGTGCCTTCAACTAAGTATATGAATACTAGACTGGACTGCCAGGTATGTAAAGTTCCTATCACCAATATGGGAAGTTTGCTTGTTTGCGATGCCTGTGAGAGGGGCACTCACGTAAAATGCCTTCAGTATTATGGGAAACAAAGTGTGCCAAAACCTGAGTGGTATTGTCCAACATGTGTGTTACATAGTAAGGGCCAATCCCTCCCTCCAAAATATGGCAAGGTTACAAGAGCTATTGCTTTTCCAAAGACTTGTATGATCAGTGGTGCACAGCCTTCGCAGATAGCAGCAGAAAACCCAACTGAAAAGGATGGCAGTAGTAATAAAAATGTAGGAGCAAATGGAACTGTTATCAATCAAAACACCAGCAAAGTTGGCAGCAATGTGTGCAAGAGTGGTACATTGGCTTTAGATGCTACTGGTTCTAAATCACCATCTGGTGCTGAACCTCAAAAAGACATTAAACATGATGAAACCTCATCTGTAGAAAAGGAAGGAAATGGCCTACCTTGTGATGATATACATACAGAAACTGCAACATTCTGCAACAAAGTATGGAGTAATGGAGCATTGACTTATGGTTCTGGCAGTCTTTCTGGGAGGCCTCATATGCATATCAAGAGCAGTTCTTCGAGTCCAGTGAATTATTCCACCCTGCAGGCTACAGAAATTTCAGGCATAAAGCAGGCGTACCATTCTTCCATTGTTTCTTCTGTAGAGAATTCTGAGAGCAAAGCACCAACTGATGAATTATGCCAAGAAGAAGTCACTAACAATAATCGGGTGACTTTAAATGGACATCATTGTTCTGAGCCTGAAATTATAGGGGATCGTAATGGATATGTTGGTTCCAGCACAGCTAGTATTGTTGATTGGGTTGGTGATGTCCTCAAATCTATTGACAACAAGACTTACTATAACTCTTGTAATATTGATGGCATAATATACAATCTTCATGATCATATTTTGATTGCCTCTGAAGGTGGCAAGTCTGGTCCGTGCAAGCTGCAG TTACTGTGGGAAGAGCATGACTCTGGTTCTAAACTGGCAATGGTTAATCCCTATGTCTTTGGCTCAGACATTCCAGGATCTATTAGCAAAGCATGCATTGATGAAGAGGATGAG GTATATGGTTCAAACAATGATAGAATTTTATTATTGTCTGCTATCTGTGGCCCTTGTGAAGTACTACATGTTGACAAGTTTAGAGAAGAGACCAAGAGAAGATGTCAGTTAGATAGTTCGGTGTGTAGGTTGCATCCGATTTTCTTCTGCAG GTGGAACTATGATGATTCCACAAGCAGTTTCTATCAAGATTATAATGTTGACAATTAG